A region of Asterias amurensis chromosome 20, ASM3211899v1 DNA encodes the following proteins:
- the LOC139952119 gene encoding protein piccolo-like, translated as MCLARDPATMAHSKGPPTPLRKQDSSSSTSADTKTVNRTSPALADLDLSHLTSEEIGAIQKVLKKQESFERQAKVRAEQIEKAIRRYEATLAARESHPPRSKDDDLRMCRLCFVRKFTDGLGVTCGDCLHRVCANCSSQVVDGGASSPTPKHRFKHKKRWRCNLCKLQRDYLCVTGRWYYQDDTGRDTSAEYRRSRKQSQGNPPPRRRVVRSAQSDLEERFVHRNVEAIKRNSWDSGKHYKSDTEASSTCLLQSFARESLNGKKTVTRRRRRSSQLRQISCDSPGENLTQESDDGEWMNRALARRASHRRPLRRRRYGVTEATDKSPEGSQVLKASGQQASGSEDERQVSVADAERSPSNRRRSRPSIHGRRSPSGAAAPKEPPVEGGQPVISSAAERAKEARGKYKRTGSVKADFMGKLSQRAMERFRRRSRSESELNIPEQPPPQETTIYVRDDSEEVTIQKDQNDTSCKTRGFGLEVVGGRQDSDGWLRTFVTRVVVDGPADKVVVHKGDEILEWNGQSLENKTFEQVRLIVDQPCGDELKLRIVRYQAHRATADTLAAKRGSSVSIESEVYHRRKKISVGMRNSINTEQYKELFTPPPEETTGISGQRAGSRRRLPVPPLSSSGSCSSSARTSAPRVELTPAENQNLGELCMQLMLREETKELVVMLTEAKGLKVREGDPLGQPPSPYVNIYQLPYRRESLRYRSPTIPATATPAWNKTFVFPNIAQSEIAGLSLEFTVWDERPDCMNTFLGEVLIDLQDEALSGKPVWYPLADHDENIGELPCTTPPSVVLARIHQQQQHQAMGLGLMDAPHLLTPYLTGSGGVGHKELARCPSDSVREYGRGREGLMPLSVEAASQLAMEDRFDRLPLSRHRSCPSAGCNTYNKSDLPQIIVAGPSEDTWPDMFNERRKRSSSSFGSSIAGSSIAGSDWESCTSYSSGSRNSMDSDYHFRLSTCSMPRPAPDGEDGMITEPGPGQVLLENFNGRPCGFIKLAMAVSKGSLEVEIICATGLLFHGESESLDTYVKTYLLEGDRQLVKRKTKVMHATCEPHYAQTLKYSACDITGRRLQVMLWRKTKIRESNQCLGEARITLDILEETTHSTAWYTLFPSGAYESLKSSQSLELLKF; from the exons cCGCCAACTCCTCTGCGGAAACAGGACTCTTCGTCTTCGACCTCTGCAGACACAAAGACAGTCAACAGGACATCCCCTGCGCTTGCTGACCTTGACCTTTCACATCTGACCTCAGAAGAAATCGGTGCAATACAAAAGGTGCTAAAGAAGCAAGAGTCTTTCGAGAGGCAAGCCAAAGTCAGAgcaga ACAAATCGAGAAGGCAATACGTCGATACGAAGCAACACTTGCCGCCAGGGAGTCACATCCGCCGAGGTCAAAGGACGACGACTTGCGCATGTGCAGGCTCTGCTTCGTCCGGAAGTTCACAGATGGGCTGGGAGTCACGTGTGGGGACTGTCTCCACAGAGTGTGTGCAAACTGCTCGAGTCAGGTGGTGGACGGAGGTGCCTCGAGTCCAACTCCGAAACACAGATTT AAGCATAAGAAGCGCTGGCGCTGTAACTTATGCAAACTCCAAAGGGACTACCTTTGCGTGACCGGCAGATGGTACTACCAAGACGATACCGGGAGGGATACCTCCGCGGAGTACAGGAGGTCCCGTAAACAGAGCCAGGGCAACCCACCACCAAGGAGGCGGGTTGTAAGGAGCGCCCAGTCGGACCTG GAGGAACGCTTCGTCCACAGAAACGTCGAGGCCATTAAGCGCAACTCATGGGACTCGGGAAAACACTACAAGTCCGACACCGAAGCCTCGTCCACCTGCCTCCTACAGTCCTTCGCTCGAGAGTCCCTCAACGGCAAGAAGACCGTGACTCGTCGTAGGCGGCGCTCGTCGCAGCTCCGTCAGATCTCGTGCGACTCGCCGGGCGAGAATTTGACGCAGGAGTCGGACGATGGTGAGTGGATGAATCGCGCCCTCGCTCGGCGAGCGTCGCACAGGCGGCCGCTGAGACGAAGGAGGTACGGGGTGACCGAAGCTACCGATAAGAGCCCGGAAG GTTCGCAGGTTTTAAAAGCCAGCGGTCAACAAGCAAGCGGGAGCGAGGACGAGAGGCAAGTCTCCGTGGCAGACGCTGAAAGGTCGCCGTCAAACCGACGCAGGAGTCGGCCGTCCATCCACGGCAGACGGTCCCCTTCCGGGGCAGCGGCACCTAAAGAGCCCCCCGTGGAGGGTGGTCAGCCGGTGATTAGCTCGGCAGCGGAGAGGGCGAAGGAGGCCAGGGGGAAGTACAAGAGGACTGGGAGCGTCAAGGCAGACTTCATGGGGAAGCTGAGTCAGCGAGCTATGGAGAGATTCAGGCGTCGGTCACGGTCGGAGAGTGAACTCAACATTCCGGAACAACCACCG ccgCAGGAAACCACGATATACGTCAGAGACGATTCAGAAGAAGTTACCATCCAGAAGGATCAGAACGACACGTCGTGTAAAA CTCGCGGGTTCGGGCTTGAGGTGGTTGGAGGCAGGCAGGACTCAGACGGCTGGCTACGTACTTTCGTCACTAGAGTGGTGGTCGACGGTCCGGCTGATAAAGTCGTTGTTCATAAAG GTGATGAAATTCTGGAGTGGAATGGGCAGTCTTTAGAGAACAAAACTTTCGAGCAGGTTCGACTGATCGTAGACCAACCATGCGGCGATGAGTTGAAACTAAGAATTGTCCGTTACCAAGC GCACAGGGCCACAGCTGATACTTTAGCGGCTAAACGAGGAAGCTCAGTCTCTATCGAATCAGAAGTGTACCACAGGaggaaaaagatatcagttg GCATGCGGAACAGCATAAACACGGAGCAGTACAAGGAACTATTTACACCACCCCCCGAAGAAACGACGGGCATATCAGGTCAAAGGGCAGGAAGCCGTCGACGTTTGCCCGTACCTCCG CTTTCGTCTTCAGGCTCGTGCTCTTCGTCCGCAAGAACGTCCGCTCCCAGAGTTGAACTCACTCCCGCTGAAAACCAAAACCTTGGCGAGCTGTGCATGCAGCTCATGCTGAGGGAGGAGACGAAGGAGCTGGTTGTTATGCTGACTGAAGCTAAAGGCCTGAAGGTGAGGGAGGGTGATCCATTGGGACAACCGCCGAGCCCGTATGTGAACATCTATCAGTTGCCTTACAGGAG GGAGTCACTTCGCTACCGATCACCAACCATCCCAGCCACTGCAACACCAGCATGGAACAAGACGTTCGTTTTTCCTAACATCGCACAATCAGAG ATAGCAGGTCTGTCTTTGGAGTTCACGGTGTGGGATGAGCGACCAGACTGCATGAACACATTCCTAGGAGAG GTTCTTATAGATCTTCAAGACGAGGCACTGTCCGGCAAACCCGTCTGGTATCCGCTGGCAGACCACGATGAGAACATAGGCGAGCTTCCGTGTACGACGCCTCCAAGCGTGGTGCTAGCACGGATACACCAACAGCAGCAACATCAGGCTATGGGGCTGGGCCTGATGGACGCACCACATCTACTCACCCCGTACCTCACGGGGTCCGGCGGGGTCGGACACAAGGAGCTCGCTAGATGTCCTAGTGATTCTG ttAGGGAATATGGGCGTGGTCGGGAGGGACTTATGCCACTATCTGTAGAGGCTGCATCACAACTCGCTATGGAGGATCGATTTGACCGCCTACCTCTATCCAGACATAGGTCGTGCCCAAGTGCAGGATGCAATACTTATAACAAGAGCGATCTGCCTCAAATCATTG TTGCTGGGCCTTCTGAGGACACGTGGCCGGATATGTTCAACGAGAGACGTAAGCGTAGTTCATCTAGTTTCGGTAGCAGTATAGCAGGGAGCAGCATTGCAGGCAGTGACTGGGAGAGTTGCACAAGCTACAGCAGCGGCAGTCGTAACAGCATGGACTCTGACTATCACTTCAG GCTGTCTACGTGCTCAATGCCTCGGCCAGCACCTGACGGCGAGGATGGTATGATAACAGAGCCGGGACCCGGGCAGGTTCTTCTAGAAAACTTTA ATGGTAGACCGTGTGGGTTCATCAAGCTTGCAATGGCAGTCAGTAAGGGGTCCTTAGAGGTCGAGATCATCTGCGCAACCGGTTTGCTCTTTCACGGCGAATCGGAATCACTAG ATACTTACGTAAAGACGTACCTCCTTGAGGGCGACAGACAGTTGGTGAAACGTAAGACTAAAGTCATGCATGCTACGTGTGAACCACACTATGCTCAGACTCTCAAATACTCTGCATGTGACATCACAGGTCGAAGGTTACAG GTGATGCTGTGGAGGAAGACCAAGATACGTGAGAGTAACCAGTGCCTGGGTGAGGCGCGCATTACCCTCGACATCCTCGAGGAAACCACACATTCAACCGCATGGTATACATTGTTCCCGTCTGGTGCCTACGAAAGCCTCAAATCTTCACAAAGTTTGGAGctcctcaaattttaa